From the genome of Burkholderia pyrrocinia:
GACAGGCAGTTCGACTGCACCGAGCAGTCGCCGCAGCCTTCGCACACCGCTTCGTTGATCACGACGCGCTTGGCCGGGTCCGGATAGGTGCCGCGCTTGCGGCGGCGGCGCTTCTCGGTCGCGCAGGTCTGGTCGTAGATCAGGATCGTCGTGCCGGCGATCTCGCGCAGCTCGCGCTGAATGTCATCGAGCCGGTCGCGGTGATGGATCGTCACGCCCGGCGCGAGCAGCGCCTTCTGGCTGTCGTACTTCTCCGGCTCGTCGGTGACGATCACGATCTTCTTCGCGCCTTCGGATGCGAGCTGGTGCGTGATCTGCGGTACCGTCAGCACGCCGTCGACCGGCTGGCCGCCCGTCATCGCGACCGCGTCGTTGTAGAGGATCTTGTAGGTGATGTTCGCCTTCGACGAGATCGCCGCGCGCACCGCCAGCAGGCCCGAGTGGAAATAGGTGCCGTCGCCGAGGTTCGCGAACACGTGCTTCTCGTCCGTGAACGGCGCCTGGCCGATCCACGGCACGCCTTCGCCGCCCATCTGGCTGAAGGTGCTCGTGCTGCGGTCCATCCACACGGTCATGTAGTGGCAGCCGATGCCGGCGATCGCGCGCGAGCCTTCCGGCACGTTGGTCGACGTGTTGTGCGGGCAGCCCGAGCAGAACCACGGCTTGCGCTCGGTCTGCACGTGCGGCTTCGCGAGCGCCATTTCCTTCGCGTTGATCACCGCGAGCCGCGCGGCGATGCGCGCGCGCACGTCGGACGGCAGCTCGAACTTCTCGAGGCGCGTCGCGATCGCCTTCGCGATGATCGCGGGCGACAGCTCGTAGTGCGCGGGCAGCAGCCAGTTGCCCATCGGCACCGACCATTCGCCGCCGGCGCCGTCCTTCTCGTCGAACTTGCCGAACACGCGCGGCCGTTGCCCGTCGGGCCAGTTGTACAGCTCTTCCTTGATCGCGTATTCGAGGATCTGGCGCTTTTCCTCGACGACGAGGATTTCGTCGAGGCCGCGCGCGAATGCCTGCGCGCCCTGCGCTTCGAGCGGCCACACGCAGCCGACCTTGTAGAGCCGGATGCCGATCCGCGCGCAGGTTTCGTCGTCGAGGCCGAGGTCGGTCAGCGCCTGGCGCACGTCGAGGTAGGCCTTGCCGCCGGTCATGATCCCGAAGCGCGCGCTCGGCGAGTCGATCTCGATCCGGTCGAGCTTGTTCGCGCGCACATACGCGAGCGCCGCGTACCACTTGTAGTCGAGCAGCCGCGCTTCCTGCACGAGCGGCGGGTCGGGCCAGCGGATGTTCAGGCCGCCGTCCGGCATGATGAAGTCGGTCGGCAGCACGATCTCGGTGCGATGCGGGTCGATGTCGACCGACGCCGACGATTCGACGACGTCCGTCACGCACTTGAGCGCGACCCACAGGCCCGAATAACGGCTCATCGCCCAGCCGTGCAGGCCGAAATCGAGATATTCCTGCACGTTGGACGGGAACAGCACGGGCAGCCCGCAGGCCTTGAAGATGTGTTCGGACTGGTGCGCGAGCGTCGACGATTTCGCCGCGTGGTCGTCGCCGGCGAGCACCAGCACGCCGCCGTGCTGCGACGAGCCGGCCGAGTTCGCGTGCTTGAAGACGTCGCCGGTACGGTCGACGCCCGGGCCCTTGCCGTACCACATGCCGAACACGCCGTCGTGCTTCGCGCCGGGGTACAGGTTCACCTGCTGCGAGCCCCACACGGCGGTGGCGGCCAGATCTTCGTTGATGCCGGGCTGGAAGACGATCTGGTGGGCCGCCAGGTACTGCTTGGCTTTCCATAGCGACAGATCGAGGCCGCCGAGCGGCGAGCCGCGATAGCCGGAGATGAAGCCGGCCGTATTGAGACCGGCGGCGCGGTCGCGTTCCTGCTGGAGCATCGGCAGGCGCACGAGGGCCTGGATGCCGCTCATGTACGCGCGACCGCGTTCCAGTGTGTATTTGTCATCAAGCGTGACGGACTTCAGCGCGGCTTCTAGCGACGCGCGTTGGTCTGCGTCTAGCGGGGCATTCATTAACAGTCTCCTCCACCCAGTTTGGGATCACCAAAACTCGACTGCTCCGGCGTCTTGTGAACGCGTCGGCAGTGGCCGGCATATTGGCCGGTTTTAAGCGATGGTAGCACTGGGGCAAACCCGCCGCCCGTCGGCCAAAATGTGGCGGCGCACCAGGGGAAAAAGGGCGCGATGATGCGTTACATCATGTAAATGCATGTAAAGCCGGCGCCATTTGCGGGCAAATGCCGTTAATCTTGTCGGCCTGCCGGAGGTGCCCGGCCGCGTTGGTTCGTTTCGACGCAATCGGGGAGGCGCCGGCAGTCTTACAGGAGGTGCAATGAACACACGTCATATCCAGAGTTTCCTGATCGTGTCCGCCGCGTTTTTCGCGATGACCGGCCCGGTGCGCGCGCAAGGCGCGAGCGTACTGGCGGCAGCCGGCGCGCAGATGCGCCAGATCGTGCCGGCCCAGGATGCCGTCGCGCAGCCGGCGGCCGAGCGCGTCGTCAAGTCGAAGGCGAACGCGCGTTGATCCGGTCGCGCGGCCTGCTGGCCGCGCCGCTAAATGCGAAAAGGGCGGGAATCCGAGGATTCCCGCCCTTTTTCTTTATGCAGCCGGCCCGGGTTGCCCCGGGCCGGCGCGCCGGACGCGTCAGGCCTTGTCCTGCACGACGCCGCGGCGGATCTGGTCGAGCTCGATCGATTCGAACAGCGCCTTGAAGTTGCCTTCGCCGAAGCCCTGGTTGCCCTTGCGCTGGATGATCTCGAAGAAGATCGGCCCGATCTGGTTCTCGGTGAAGATCTGCAGCAGCAGGTCGTCGCGCGCGCCGTCGATCAGGATCTTGCGCTTCTTCAGTTCGTCCAGCGATTCGCCGTGGTCCGGCACGCGGCGGTCGACCAGCTCGTAATACGTGTCGATCGTGTCGAGCAGCTTCACTTCCTTGCCGCGCAGCCCGTCGACCGCGCCGTAGATGTCGTTCGTGCCGAGCGCGATGTGCTGGATCCCTTCGCCGTGGTACGCGTCGAGGTATTCCTGGATCTGGCCGGCCGTGTCCGAGCCTTCCTCGTTGATCGGGATGCGGATCTTGCCGCACGGCGACGTCATCGCCTTCGACTTCACGCCCGTTACCTTGCCTTCGATGTCGAAGTAGCGCACTTCGCGGAAGTTGAACAGGCGTTCGTAGAACTCAGCCCACTCCTGCATGCGGCCGCGATGCACGTTGTGCGTCAGGTGGTCGATGTAGGTGAGGCCGTGGCCGACCGGGTTCGGGTTCGCGCCGGCGATCGGCTCGAAGTCGACGTCGTAGATGCTGATGTCGCCGATCGAGCCCGGCTGCGCGCCGTTCTTGCCGCGCCAGCGGTCGACGAAGTAGATCAGCGAATCGCCGATGCCCTTGATCGCCGGGATGTTCAGCTCCATCGGGCCCGTCTTGTTGTCGAAGCCCCATGCGCCGAGTTCGAGCGCGTGCTTGTACGCCTTCGCGGCGTCCTCTACGCGAAACGCGATCGCGCAGATCGACGGGCCGTGCAGGCGCGCGAAGCGTTGCGCGAACGAATCGGGTTCGGCGTTGATGATGAAGTTGATGTCGCCCTGGCGGTAGACCGTCACGTCCTTGTGGCGATGGCGCGCGATCGCGGTGAAACCCATCCGTTCGAACAGTTGTCCGAGCGCTTTCGGGTCCGGTGCCGTGTATTCGATGAATTCGAAGCCGTCGGTGCCGACGGGGTTGTCCCAGTTGGGGATCTGCATGTCGTGTCTCCTGTGCGGGGCGATCGGCCGGGGCGACGTGCGCGTGCCCGGCCTGGTTCGATGTCGAAGGCGGCGCACGCGTCGGCGTGCGCAACGAATCGGTACATGCGACAGAGTGTAGCGGGCGGTCGCGAGCGGAAACTTGCGAACTTAATCGTCCATGCCTACGATGACGCAATTTCCAGTCTCTAAATAATCATTGGAGGGCAGAAGATGGCGCAAGTCGAATTGGATGCCATCGACCGGCGGATTCTCGCGATTCTTCAGGAGAACGGGCGCCTGTCGAACCAGGAGATCGCCGAGCGCGTGAACCTGTCGCCGAGCCCGTGTCTGCGGCGGATCCGGCGGCTCGAGGAGATTGGCGTGATCACCGGCTATGTCGCGCTGCTGGATCCGCAGAAGCTCGGGCTCGACCTGCTCGCTTACGTGAGCGTGCGGCTCGAGAAGCGCGGCGGCCTGGCGCCGGTCCGGGTCGACGAGACGTCGGCGCGCGCGGGCGCGACCCATGCAGAGCTGTTTCGCGCGGCCGTGCAGACGTGGCCGGAAGTGGTCGCGTGCCACGCGATGACGGGAGACATGGATTACCTGCTGCGCGTGCAGGTCGAGGACATGGCGCATTTCTCCCGCTTCGTGCAGGAGCATTTGCTGCATCACCCGTCGGTCATCGACGTGAAGACGAGCTTTTCGCTCGAATGCTTCAAGGAGACGACGGCGTTGCCGATTCGTTCGGTGCGCTAGCTGTGCACCCCGCGGCGGGGAGAGGGGAAAAGGGGGCCGGGCGCGCGGCAGGCGCGGCCCGGTCGGCCGATATTACGCCGTCAGCGCGGCGGGCATCAGCGATTCGATGAACTTCGACGTACGGTGCGCCTGGCGCTTGAGCGCGTAGTCGAACACCGCCGCCTGTTCCTGCAGCATCTCGGCGATGATCGTCGAGTGGTCGGCCGGCGGCAGCGACAGGTACGCATCGGCTTCGCCGTACGCGTACTCGATCCGCATCCCGGACTTCTTCGCGATGTGCATCATCGTCGCGTTACGCGACAGGCAGTGCATGTACAGCATCGTCACGTGCGTGTTGCGGCTGCGGATCGCCGCGCGCTCGAACAGCTTCGAGCCGACGCCGCGGCCGCGTGCGCTTTCGAGCACCGACACGCCGAATTCGGCCGTGCGCTTGTCGCCCTCGGCCGGCAGGTAGGCCAGGTGGCCGACGCCGATCAGTTCGAGTTCGTGGTCGAACACGCCGAACACGGTGTCGCGACCGAAGTCGATCGTGCGGACATAGTTCTCGATCACGTGGTCGGGCACCATCTGGCCGAAGCGCAGCAGGCGGTCCTCTTCGTCGAGCGAGAGAAAGTGGGTGAGCATCTGCTCACGGTCTTTGGAAGCCAGTTCCCTGACGAGAACCGGCGCACTACCGGCGGTGCCGACGACATCGGCAGGGCCGTTCAATTGCGTGTTCATCGTGGGTTCCTCAATGTGTGACCGTACAGCGGGTTGTGCAACGCAACAGCATTTTACCCGACCGTCGGCCCTCGGATTGGGGAAAACCCGTATTTAACCTTATTTATGCTGGAGGATGAATTCTAAATCCGCTTAGTTAATCTTGTAGCTATTTGATTTTTAACGAATTTAAAATTCATCATATGAAATGCGCGGCGGGCGGTCGCAGTGTGCCCGTCGTGCAACGCTTGCTGCTGTGCGGCAATCAGGGCGCCGTCGACAGTCCGCGTTCGATCAGGTCGATCACCTGCTCGGCGAAGTCGCGGTAGCCGAGACGGCCGCCCGGCTTCAGCCACGTGAACGTCCAGTTGATCATCCCGAACACCATCATCGTCACGGATGTCTGGTTTTCCTTCGAGATGCGGTCCGGGTACGCACGCGCGAGCTGCCGCGTGAACGCGGCGACGATATCGCGCTGGCGGTCGAGCACGATCTCGCGCTGCGCGTCCTCGAGATACTTCACGTCGTTGAGCAGTGCGACATGACGGCTGTGCGACGTCTCGTATTCGGCGAGGAACGCGCGCACGAGCTCGGCGAACGCGTCGCGCTCGGTGAGGCCGCGCCGCTGGCTCGCCCCTTCCACCTCGGCGATGATCAGCATCAGCCGCTTCGTGTAGCGGTCGAGCAGGTCGAACAGGATCGCTTCCTTGCTCTCGTAATAGTGATAGAGGCGTGCCTTCGACGTGCCGCTCGCGGTTGCGAGATCGGACATCGACGTGCTCGGGTAGCTCGTCTGCGCGAATTTCTCGGCGGCGAGATCGAGGATCTGCTCGCGCTGGGATTCGTGGTCGGGCGCTCGGGTACGGGCCATGGTCGAATGCGGAAGATTAGCGGTGCGTGGTGGCCGCGCGGGCCGCGCGCACCTGCGTGGAGGAGAGGGCGTCAGGCGCGTCGTCCTGCAGCTCGAGCCTGCCGGCTGCCGCGAGTTCGCGGCAGCGCCACCAGGCGATCGAGTCGCTGACGAACAGGCCGCCGCGGTCGGCGTCGGCCATGATGCCGCCGACGAGGCGCCGCGCGGGCAGCCAGTCGGTTTCCGCGCGCGCGACGATCAGCGCGTCGAGATCGGCGTAGTAGCCGCTCTTGATCGTGTTGCTGACCCAATAGCGAAGTTCGGCGTTCAGGTGCTTCGCCTCCTGCCACTCGAGCGCGAGGCGGCCGATGCGCAGCACCGAGATCGGCGCGGCCACCGGCCGTTTCCGCGCGAGTTCCGCGGGCGAGAACATCCCGGTCGAGCACGCCTGGTCGGTGCGCGACAGCGACGCGCGCTGCGCCGAGTCGAGATCGGCGGCCGACAGCCGCACCTCGTTCAGGCGCTGCGGGACATTGCGCAGGTGATAGGCGACGCGGCGCAGCAGCAGCTTGTCGCCGACGCTCGGCGCATGCCAGACGACCACCTGGCCCGACTCCATCGCGAGCTGGTCGAGGCGCGCGAATTCGTCTTCGATTTCCGCGTTCCAGTCGGGAATCTGGTCGCCGAGCACGCGCTGCCAGAAGGCGGCACGCGTGTCGGGCGTCTCGTCGGCGCCCTTGAGCGGCCCGACGCCGAGATCGTCGAGCAATCCGACGACGCGCTCGTCGCGTCCGGCTTGCGCGAGTGCCTCGCACAGCGACGCGGCGGCGGTGCCGCCCTGAATCACATGAATGGTACTCATCGGCCTGTCGTCAACAAAAGAAAACCGCCGGCCGGGCGGACGTTGCGATGTCCAGCCGGCCGGCGGCCCCTAGTGTAAGCGAGATGTGTGACGGCGAGAAACCGTCCGGCGCCGCGACGCGATGCCGCTCAACGTTCGTCGTAGCTCACGACGACCTTGTCGCTGACCGGGTGGCACTGGCACGTCAGCACGAAACCGTCCTTCACTTCGTGCTCCTCGAGCGTGTAGTTCTTCTCCATCCGCACTTCGCCTTCGATCACCTTCGCGCGGCACGTGCAGCACACGCCGCCCTTGCACGCGTAAGGCAGCGCGAGGCCCGCACGCAGGCCGACATCGAGCAGGCTCACGCCTTCGTACGGCAGGCGCAGCTTGCGCTTCTTGCCGTCGAGCACGATTTCCAGGTCGGCGGCCGGCGTCTGGTCGGTGATCTCGACGACCGGTGCGCCAGCCTGCGGCAGCGGCGTGCCGAAGCGCTCGACATGCACCTTCGCCTGCGGCACGCCAGCTTCCTTCAGCGCCGCTTCGGCCGCGTCCATCATCGGCGCGGGGCCGCAGATGAACGCCTCGTCGATCGCGTCGGCCGGCATCAGCGTAGCGAGGAATTCCGCGCATTTCGCCTGGTCGAGCACGCCGTTGAACAGCTCGACGTCCTGCTGGTCGTCCGACAGCACGTGATAGAGGACGAAGCGGTTCATGTAGCGGTTCTTCAGGTCCTCGAGCTCCTCCGCGAACATGATCGCGTCGACGCTGCGGTTGCCGTAGATCAGCGTGAACGTGCTGCGCGGCTCGAGTTCGAGGGTCGTCTTCACGATCGCGAGCACGGGTGTGATGCCCGAGCCGCCGGAAAACGCGATGTACTGCTTGCCATGGTCGGCATTCAGGTGCGTGAAGAAGCGGCCGTCCGGCGTCATCACGTCGATCGTGTGGCCCGGCTTCAGCGTATCGAATGCGAAGTTCGAGAAGCGGCCGCCGCGCACGCGCTTGATGCCGATGCGCAGTTCGCCGTCGCGGTCGTAGTCCGTCGTACCGACGCAGATCGAATACGAGCGGCGCGTTTCCTCGCCGTCGATGTGGGTCTTCAGCGTGACGAACTGGCCCTGCGTGAAGCGGTACGCGTCGCGCAGCTCCGGCGGCACGTCGAAGGAGACGGTAACGGCGTCGGCGGTCTCGGGCCGCACGTCGCGGATACGCAGCGGATGAAATTGCGGGGTCGACGACGACCCCCGTCGGGCCGCCCCAAGGGGGGCGTCCGCCCCCTCGGGGGGCAGCGAACGAAGAGAGCGTGGGGGCTGTTTCATCTCAATAAGGTTTGAAGTAGTCGAAGGGTTCGCGGCAGTCGACGCAGCGATACAGCGCCTTGCAGGCCGTGGACGCGAATTGCGCGAGACGCTCGGTGCGGGCGGAGCCGCAGCGCGGGCACGCGGGCGCCGCGACGGGCCGCGGCACGAAACGCACGACGTTTTCCCGCGGCGCGGCGCTGCCGCACTGGCCGACCGGCGGCGCGATGCCGTACGCGCGCAGCTTGTCGCGCGCTTCCTGCGTGATCCAGTCGGTCGTCCATGCGGGCGCGAGCACCGTTTCGATCCGGTGCGGCGGGAGGTCGGCCGCCTGCAGGGCGGCAGCGACGTCCTCCGCGATCTGCGACATGGCCGGGCAGCCCGAGTAGGTCGGCGTGATCACGACTTCGAGCAGGCCGTCGTCCGCGCGGCGGACGTCGCGCAGGATGCCGAGCTCGCGGATCGACACGACCGGGATCTCCGGATCGGGCACGGCTTCCAGCACGTCCCATGCGCGGGCGAGCAGCGGATCGTCGTGACGCGCGGCGGGCGCGGCGTCGGCGGGGGCGGCGGTCTGGACGGACATCGTTGGGCTCCGTGGCGTTGGCCGGTTACCAGGTCGCGCCGGGGTGCTGGCGCGCGAGGCTCTGCATTTCTGCGAGCAGATAACCCATGTGCTCCGAGTGCTCGCCCTGCTTGCCGGTCGTCACATGCATCACGGGCGCCGGCAGCGTGAGCGTCGCCTCGGCGAGCGCATCGTCGACGTCCGCGCGCCATGCGGCTTCGAGCGTGGCAGGTGCCGGGCCGATGCCCGGTGCGGCGATCGCGTCGTCGATTGAATCGGCCGCGAAGAATTCGCGCGTGTACGGGGTCAGGTAGTCGAGCGCATCCTGCGCGCGACGGTGCGATTCGTCGGTGCCGTCGCCGAGGCGAACGAGCCACTCGCGTGCGTGCTGCACGTGATAGCGGGTTTCCTTCACGGATTTCGCGGCGATCGCGGCGAGCTGCGTGTCGGTCGACGTTTCCAGCGCGGTCCACACGTGCAGCATCAGCGCCGCGTAGAGGAAGTTGCGCACGATCGTCACCGCGTAGTCCTTGTCGGCGTGCGCGGTGCCGGAGACCGGGCCGTAGTGCGGCAGCTCGGCGAGCGTGAAGTTCGCGAACTCGCGCTCGGACCGGAAGTACGCGTAGTCGTCCTCCGTCTTCGTCGCGCCGGTGAGCTGGCGCTCGAGTTCGGCCGCATGCGTATACAGCATGCGCGCCTGGCCGACGAGGTCGAGGCTCATGTTGGTGAGCGCGATGTCTTCCTCGAGGATCGGGCCGTGGCCGCACCATTCGGCGTTGCGCTGACCGAGGATCAGCGCGTTGTCCGCGAGGCGCAGCACGTAGGAGAGGTGTTCGGGCGTGATCGTCATGGCGCGGGCGTTACATGTGGTTGACTTCGTCGGGCAGCGTGTAGAACGTCGGGTGACGGTAGATCTTGTCGCCCGCCGGCTCGAACAGTTCGGCCTTCTCGTTCGGATCCGATGCGGTGATCGCCGACGACGGCACCACCCAGATGCTCACGCCTTCCTGGCGGCGCGTGTAGACGTCGCGCGCCATGCGCAGCGCCATCGTCGCGTCGGCGGCGTGCAGGCTGCCGCAATGCTTGTGGTCGAGGCCCTGCTTGCTGCGCACGAACACTTCCCAGATCGGCCATTCCTTGTTCATCACTTTCTCCTGATTCCCTGATTCCTGAATTCGATGGTTGCCGCTCAGGCGGCGTGCTGTTCGGCGCGGGCGCGGCGCTTCGCTTCGTGCGCGAGCGCGGCTTCGCGCACCCATGCGCCGTCCTCGTGCGCTTTCACGCGGGTCGCGAGGCGTTCCTTGTTGCATGGGCCGTCGCCGTTGACCACGCGCCAGAATTCGTCCCAGTCGATCGTGCCGTAGTCATGGTGGCCGCGCGCGTCGTTCCACTTCAGGTCGGGATCGGGCAGCGTCACGCCGAGCACCTTCGCCTGGTCGACCGTCGCATCGACGAACTTTTGCCGCAGGTCGTCGTTCGAGATCCGCTTGATGCCCCATTTCGCAGACTGGCTGCTGTGGACCGAGTCGGCGTCGCTCGGGCCGAACATCATCAGCACCGGCCACCACCAGCGGTTCACGGCCTGCTGGACCATCGCGCGCTGCGCGTCGCTGCCCTTCATCATCGACAGCAGCGCGTCGAAACCCTGGCGCTGGTGGAACGACTCTTCCTTGCACACGCGGATCATCGCGCGTGCGTACGGGCCGTACGTGCAGCGGCACAGCGGGATCTGGTTCATGATCGCGGCGCCGTCGACGAGCCAGCCGATCACGCCGACGTCGGCCCAGGTCGGCGTCGGGTAGTTGAAGATGCTCGAGTATTTCGCCTTGCCTGCGTGCAGCGCGTCGATCAGCGAATCGCGCGATACGCCGAGCGTTTCGGCCGCGCTATAAAGATAGAGGCCGTGGCCGGCTTCGTCCTGGACCTTCGCGAGCAGGATCGCCTTGCGCTTCAGGCTCGGCGCGCGCGAGATCCAGTTGCCTTCCGGCAGCATGCCGACGACTTCCGAATGCGCGTGCTGCGAGATCTGGCGAACCAGCGTCTTGCGATAGGCGTCGGGCATCCAGTCTTGCGGTTCGATCTTCCCGTCCGCGGCCATCACTGCATCGAACCGCGCCTGCTCGGGCGACTCGGCTGCGGCGTCGAGTGGCGCGACGTTGCCGGGGATGTCGAGGGATTGCGTGTACATGGCGAGGTTCTCGTCCGGTTGAATGTGTGCGAAGTATAAACCAACCGACCGGTCGGTTAATAAATTTCTTGTGGAATTGCGGTGAGACTCGGGTAAACGAGGGGCGTCGGGGCGCGATCAGGCGGCACAAGCGCAGTCCGGTGCGGGAGCCCCGCGTCTTCTGCGGCACAATGCCCGCTTTCCGATGAGGATTTTGCCGATGTCATTCCGAAGCAGTTTCGTCGCGGCCGTGCTGGGCGCGGCCGTTTTCGTGTCGCCGCTCGCGGCTTCGGCCGCGCCGGCAGGATGGGTCGCCGCGTGGGCGACCGCGCTGCAGCCGATTCCCGACCTTGCCGCGCCGCCGCCGCTCTATCGCGCACCCGATATCGCCGGGCGGGCCGTGCGCCAGATCGTCTACCCGACGGTGTCGGGGCGGGCAGCACGGATTCGCGTGAGCAATGCATACGGTCACGCACCGCTGGTCGTCGAGGCTGCGAGCCTCGCGCGCGCCGGCGACGGCGCTGCGCTCGCCGGCGGCGCGGCCGTGCCGGTCCGGTTCGGCGGCAAGGCGGCAGTCACGCTCGCACCGGGCCAGGAACTCGAAAGCGATCCGGCTGCGATCGACGTGACGGCGGGGCAGCCGTATGCAATCAGTCTGCAGATGGGACCGAATCAACGGATGACGGTCTGGCACCGCGTGTCGAACCAGTTCAACTATGTCTCTGCGCCGGGCGATCACGTGAACGATCCCGGCGCCGCTACGTTCCGCACCCGTTTTACCCAATATGCATGGGTGACCGAGCTGGCCGTCGAGGCCGGTTCCGCGCGTGCCAGCGTAGCCGCGATCGGCGATTCGATCACCGACGGACTGCGTTCGAGCGTGAACCGGAACCGCCGCTGGCCGGACGCGTTGGCGCGTCGGCTGACGGTGTCGGGCGCCGATTCGATCGGTGTCGTGAATCTGGGCATCAGCGGGAACCGGCTGCTCAGCGATTCCGCGTGCTACGGCACGTCGCTGGCGTCGCGGTTCGAGCACGATGCGCTGTCGCGCGCGGGCGTGAAGGCCGCGGTCGTGCTGATCGGGATCAACGACATCAACTTCGCGGCGATGCCGCCGCGCGCGGGGCTCGATTGCGACCATCCGCATACGCAGGTCACGGCCGCGTCGCTGATCGACGGCTATCGCCGGCTGATCGAGGCGGCACACCGCCAGGGCGTGAAGGTCTTCGGTGCGACGCTTACACCGGCCGGGCTGCCGGCCGGACGCGAGGCGATCCGGCTCGAGGTGAACCGGTGGATCCGGAGCGGCGGCGGGTTCGACGGCGTGGTCGACTTCGATGCGGTGCTGCGCGATCCGGCGCGCCCGAGCGTGCTGCAGCGCCGATATGACAGCGGCGACGGCATTCATCCGAGCGACGCCGGTTACACGGCGATGGCCGACGCAGTGCCGGTCGAACAGTTGCAGGCTGCCGTGGGCGGCAAGTGACGCGCTCGCTCCTACTATATATAGAGGGTGAAGCGTTGCCGGCGGCCTGGAGGTCAACGGTGGCGCCCGGCCCGTCGGGCCCCAAGCCTCCGTGCGCGCCAGCGCACGGAGGCTTTTCAAAATAATTTCACAAAGGGCTTGCGGAGATGGAGGCGGGTGCTTAGAATCACGCCTCTTTCGCGCTAACGGAAACGCGGCGCGGGAGAGGGGAAGCGAAGTCGGTGGTGTGCAGCAGGTTGGGCGCACGGCTGGCGAAGGAAGATGAACCTCGCAGTCGCAACGAAGCAGTTTAAAAAGTTGTTGACGATCTGCGAAACACGGTTCATAATCTCGCTTCTCTGCTGCTGAAAACGCAGCGCTGCTGAGAAACACGATGTTCCTCGCAGAAATGCTCTTTAAAAATTAACAGCCGATAAGTGTGGGCGCTTGATGGAAGCGAGCTGATCCTCGGATCAGATAGCAAAAGTATCAAGAGTCTCACACTAAAGTAAGTCAGGTTTATGAAGCAATTCATATACCTGTCAGCTTTGAGTGAGCGACCGGTTCTTAACCGAACCGAAAACAGTAACAGGTTTAAACTGAAGAGTTTGATCCTGGCTCAGATTGAACGCTGGCGGCATGCCTTACACATGCAAGTCGAACGGCAGCACGGGTGCTTGCACCTGGTGGCGAGTGGCGAACGGGTGAGTAATACATCGGAACATGTCCTGTAGTGGGGGATAGCCCGGCGAAAGCCGGATTAATACCGCATACGATCTACGGATGAAAGCGGGGGACCTTCGGGCCTCGCGCTATAGGGTTGGCCGATGGCTGATTAGCTAGTTGGTGGGGTAAAGGCCTACCAAGGCGACGATCAGTAGCTGGTCTGAGAGGACGACCAGCCACACTGGGACTGAGACACGGCCCAGACTCCTACGGGAGGCAGCAGTGGGGAATTTTGGACAATGGGCGAAAGCCTGATCCAGCAATGCCGCGTGTGTGAAGAAGGCCTTCGGGTTGTAAAGCACTTTTGTCCGGAAAGAAATCCTTGGTTCTAATATAGCCGGGGGATGACGGTACCGGAAGAATAAGCACCGGCTAACTACGTGCCAGCAGCCGCGGTAATACGTAGGGTGCGAGCGTTAATCGGAATTACTGGGCGTAAAGCGTGCGCAGGCGGTTTGCTAAGACCGATGTGAAATCCCCGGGCTCAACCTGGGAACTGCATTGGTGACTGGCAGGCTAGAGTATGGCAGAGGGGGGTAGAATTCCACGTGTAGCAGTGAAATGCGTAGAGATGTGGAGGAATACCGATGGCGAAGGCAGCCCCCTGGGCCAATACTGACGCTCATGCACGAAAGCGTGGGGAGCAAACAGGATTAGATACCCTGGTAGTCCACGCCCTAAACGATGTCAACTAGTTGTTGGGGATTCATTTCCTTAGTAACGTAGCTAACGCGTGAAGTTGACCGCCTGGGGAGTACGGTCGCAAGATTAAAACTCAAAGGAATTGACGGGGACCCGCACAAGCGGTGGATGATGTGGATTAATTCGATGCAACGCG
Proteins encoded in this window:
- the paaA gene encoding 1,2-phenylacetyl-CoA epoxidase subunit PaaA, translating into MYTQSLDIPGNVAPLDAAAESPEQARFDAVMAADGKIEPQDWMPDAYRKTLVRQISQHAHSEVVGMLPEGNWISRAPSLKRKAILLAKVQDEAGHGLYLYSAAETLGVSRDSLIDALHAGKAKYSSIFNYPTPTWADVGVIGWLVDGAAIMNQIPLCRCTYGPYARAMIRVCKEESFHQRQGFDALLSMMKGSDAQRAMVQQAVNRWWWPVLMMFGPSDADSVHSSQSAKWGIKRISNDDLRQKFVDATVDQAKVLGVTLPDPDLKWNDARGHHDYGTIDWDEFWRVVNGDGPCNKERLATRVKAHEDGAWVREAALAHEAKRRARAEQHAA
- a CDS encoding SGNH/GDSL hydrolase family protein; amino-acid sequence: MSFRSSFVAAVLGAAVFVSPLAASAAPAGWVAAWATALQPIPDLAAPPPLYRAPDIAGRAVRQIVYPTVSGRAARIRVSNAYGHAPLVVEAASLARAGDGAALAGGAAVPVRFGGKAAVTLAPGQELESDPAAIDVTAGQPYAISLQMGPNQRMTVWHRVSNQFNYVSAPGDHVNDPGAATFRTRFTQYAWVTELAVEAGSARASVAAIGDSITDGLRSSVNRNRRWPDALARRLTVSGADSIGVVNLGISGNRLLSDSACYGTSLASRFEHDALSRAGVKAAVVLIGINDINFAAMPPRAGLDCDHPHTQVTAASLIDGYRRLIEAAHRQGVKVFGATLTPAGLPAGREAIRLEVNRWIRSGGGFDGVVDFDAVLRDPARPSVLQRRYDSGDGIHPSDAGYTAMADAVPVEQLQAAVGGK